The Flavobacterium marginilacus genome window below encodes:
- a CDS encoding MepB family protein yields the protein MIIQKSWTASESLPEDLILIKERLLDNYDFKITQPILEAESTEYGACRFVLNNLNILFRTAKITPAKTGQFVTLWKRINQGPIQPFDTADPIDFFFISVRKDNDFGLFIFPKSVLITKEIVSDKKEGKRAIRVYPPWDITTSKQAQKTQKWQLDYFLELPDSQTIDVNRIESLFFIKH from the coding sequence ATGATTATACAAAAGTCTTGGACCGCATCAGAAAGTTTACCCGAAGATTTAATTTTAATCAAAGAAAGACTTTTGGACAATTATGATTTCAAAATCACGCAGCCTATTCTTGAAGCAGAAAGCACTGAATATGGAGCCTGCCGTTTTGTTCTAAATAATTTAAATATTCTATTCCGAACTGCTAAAATCACACCTGCTAAAACCGGGCAGTTTGTTACGCTCTGGAAAAGAATAAATCAGGGGCCAATTCAGCCTTTTGACACTGCCGATCCAATCGATTTCTTCTTTATCAGCGTCCGTAAAGACAATGATTTCGGACTGTTTATTTTTCCTAAATCAGTTTTGATAACCAAAGAAATTGTTTCAGATAAAAAAGAAGGGAAACGCGCTATCCGTGTTTATCCGCCTTGGGATATTACAACCAGTAAACAGGCACAAAAAACGCAGAAATGGCAATTGGATTATTTCTTAGAATTACCAGATTCCCAAACAATAGATGTAAACCGAATTGAATCACTATTTTTCATAAAACACTAA
- a CDS encoding nuclear transport factor 2 family protein — MNKNIYRYQSFFFSFLFILSLNLTLAQEKKVAPTSQELYNEIASMDTQLFDAFNAKDMAKFKPLFTEDLEWYQDNGGLISYETVFSNFEKMFKNENKLIRSLVKGSLEVHPIKDFGAIETATHQFRHMENGKEEIGTFKFLAIWKKVGSQWKISRMVSYDH, encoded by the coding sequence ATGAATAAAAATATATACAGATACCAAAGCTTTTTCTTCTCATTTCTATTTATTCTAAGCCTAAATCTAACTTTGGCTCAGGAAAAAAAAGTAGCTCCGACTTCACAGGAGCTGTACAACGAAATTGCTTCGATGGACACACAGCTTTTTGATGCCTTCAATGCCAAAGACATGGCAAAATTCAAACCTTTGTTTACCGAAGATTTAGAATGGTACCAAGACAATGGAGGCCTAATTTCTTACGAAACTGTTTTTTCAAATTTTGAAAAAATGTTTAAAAACGAAAACAAACTCATCCGAAGTTTAGTCAAAGGCAGTCTCGAAGTACATCCCATAAAGGATTTTGGAGCTATTGAAACTGCCACACATCAATTTCGCCACATGGAAAACGGAAAAGAAGAAATAGGCACTTTTAAATTTCTTGCTATTTGGAAAAAAGTTGGCAGCCAATGGAAAATTTCAAGAATGGTAAGTTATGATCATTGA